One stretch of Candidatus Omnitrophota bacterium DNA includes these proteins:
- a CDS encoding DUF3592 domain-containing protein produces the protein MPQQAVYIYIAFFAIIVLGVLSIINSSIRSGQFLKKLAAQRGWKYFKKDERDIGLKINNFVPNDYQVKGMPVDRYKSYRGLEHFVSHDGITIFTGWETHGSPKHRSSSKQLFCFFETGNAKEFFLKRCWIGGKAKYYSPYSPKRVQFRGWDKDDIDRLQTNPLFMPVKAVLDDPNHKTMAELYAKDNRVFIIYYPTVSGTVNEKLVNSLFSVASRIKYALEKNPYPADIPPFITAPKQKKQGLLGTILAFLIFCLLPMVLGGLGLLVGVIGTARGISSLYWPTTTGTVISSKVVRAAQDTSDTSYKPEVVFEYQIDSAMHTSNAIDVLDLYGATTLSSRSNAEYALKPYLVGKGVAVHYDPNRPERAILKAGVSGAVFLFLILGTIFVGVGVLVLWALTRKEGIRSSKNLVK, from the coding sequence ATGCCGCAACAAGCCGTTTATATTTATATAGCATTTTTTGCTATTATTGTTTTGGGCGTGCTTTCTATTATAAATTCGAGCATTCGCTCGGGGCAATTCCTGAAGAAGCTAGCGGCGCAACGCGGGTGGAAGTACTTTAAAAAAGACGAAAGGGATATCGGCTTAAAGATTAACAACTTTGTGCCCAATGATTATCAAGTGAAGGGCATGCCCGTAGACCGTTACAAGTCCTATCGCGGCCTTGAGCATTTTGTAAGTCATGACGGGATTACCATATTTACTGGATGGGAAACTCACGGTAGCCCTAAACATCGTTCATCATCTAAGCAGTTATTTTGTTTCTTTGAAACAGGCAATGCCAAAGAGTTTTTCCTTAAACGCTGCTGGATAGGAGGAAAAGCAAAGTACTACTCACCGTATTCACCCAAGAGGGTACAATTCAGAGGCTGGGATAAGGATGATATCGATCGCCTGCAAACCAATCCCTTATTCATGCCTGTCAAAGCGGTATTGGATGATCCTAATCATAAAACAATGGCCGAGTTGTACGCGAAAGACAATAGAGTATTTATTATCTACTATCCAACGGTATCGGGTACCGTAAACGAAAAACTGGTTAACTCATTGTTTAGTGTTGCCTCAAGAATTAAGTATGCTTTGGAGAAAAATCCGTATCCGGCAGATATCCCGCCTTTTATTACAGCTCCAAAACAAAAGAAACAAGGCCTATTAGGAACTATTTTAGCTTTTTTGATTTTTTGTCTTCTCCCGATGGTATTGGGAGGATTAGGCTTATTAGTGGGTGTTATCGGAACAGCACGCGGCATATCAAGCTTATACTGGCCTACGACAACAGGCACAGTCATTTCTTCAAAAGTTGTACGCGCCGCTCAAGATACTAGCGATACTAGCTACAAGCCAGAAGTAGTATTTGAATATCAAATAGATAGTGCCATGCATACGTCTAATGCTATCGATGTATTGGACCTATATGGCGCTACAACGCTTTCGAGCCGCAGTAATGCGGAATACGCGCTTAAGCCCTACCTGGTTGGCAAGGGAGTAGCTGTCCATTATGACCCGAATCGTCCCGAAAGAGCTATTCTTAAAGCGGGGGTATCAGGCGCAGTTTTTTTATTTCTTATTTTAGGTACGATTTTTGTAGGCGTAGGGGTACTTGTACTATGGGCGCTAACTCGTAAGGAAGGGATTAGATCCAGCAAAAATCTGGTTAAATGA